The following are encoded together in the Magnetospirillum gryphiswaldense MSR-1 v2 genome:
- a CDS encoding D-sedoheptulose 7-phosphate isomerase, with product MDPRQFLAEQFADHEKTVAATKTMVADAFAQLADACTVALKSGNKIIFFGNGGSAADAQHLAAELVVRYRLNGRALAALALTTDTSILTACSNDFSYDDIFARQIEALLRPGDVVIGISTSGNSPNVLKALEAARDRGGVATGLSGRDGGKMTGLCDPLIVIPSNVTARIQEMHILIGHALCDVLEQRLRA from the coding sequence ATGGACCCGCGTCAATTCCTGGCCGAGCAATTTGCCGATCACGAAAAAACCGTGGCCGCGACCAAGACAATGGTGGCAGATGCCTTCGCCCAATTGGCGGATGCTTGCACCGTGGCTCTGAAGAGCGGCAACAAGATCATTTTCTTCGGCAATGGCGGTTCCGCCGCCGACGCCCAACACTTGGCGGCAGAGCTGGTGGTGCGTTACCGTCTGAACGGTCGCGCCCTGGCCGCTCTGGCCCTGACCACCGACACATCCATCCTGACCGCGTGCTCCAACGATTTTTCCTATGACGATATCTTCGCCCGCCAGATCGAGGCCTTGCTGCGTCCCGGCGACGTGGTTATCGGCATCAGCACGTCGGGCAACAGCCCCAACGTATTGAAGGCCCTGGAGGCAGCACGCGACCGGGGCGGCGTCGCCACCGGCCTGTCGGGGCGCGATGGTGGCAAGATGACCGGCTTGTGCGATCCCCTGATCGTCATTCCCTCCAATGTCACCGCCCGCATCCAGGAAATGCACATTCTGATCGGCCATGCCCTGTGTGACGTTTTGGAACAGCGTCTGCGGGCATAG
- a CDS encoding DUF5989 family protein produces the protein MAFLLELWAFLRARKKYWLLPILVMMVLFGGLIVLSQGSAVAPFIYTLF, from the coding sequence ATGGCTTTCCTGCTTGAATTGTGGGCTTTCCTGCGTGCTCGCAAGAAGTACTGGCTGCTGCCCATCCTGGTGATGATGGTGCTGTTTGGTGGGCTGATTGTCCTGAGCCAGGGTTCCGCCGTGGCGCCTTTCATCTATACGCTGTTCTAA
- a CDS encoding SxtJ family membrane protein: MSSKSSPVLEAHGHSGPVQMGSERSFGIVFAVVFALIGLWPLKAGGDMRLWALGLAALFLVVAFVAPKLLKPLNLLWFKFGLLLHKIMTPLIMGLLFFLTVTPVGMLMRATGKDPMRLKRDPDAASYWIDRDPPGPKPASMKNQF, from the coding sequence ATGAGCAGCAAATCATCTCCGGTTCTTGAAGCCCACGGTCATTCCGGCCCAGTGCAGATGGGGTCCGAACGTTCGTTCGGCATCGTCTTCGCCGTGGTGTTCGCCCTCATCGGTCTGTGGCCGTTGAAAGCTGGCGGCGACATGCGCCTGTGGGCGTTGGGCTTGGCCGCCCTATTCCTGGTGGTCGCCTTCGTCGCCCCCAAGCTGCTGAAACCCCTGAACCTGCTGTGGTTCAAGTTCGGCCTGCTTTTGCACAAGATCATGACACCGTTGATCATGGGGCTCTTGTTCTTCCTGACCGTTACGCCGGTGGGAATGTTGATGCGGGCCACCGGCAAGGATCCCATGCGGCTGAAGCGCGATCCGGACGCCGCCAGCTATTGGATCGACCGAGATCCGCCCGGCCCCAAGCCGGCTTCCATGAAGAATCAGTTCTAA